In one Ralstonia pickettii genomic region, the following are encoded:
- a CDS encoding NAD-dependent epimerase/dehydratase family protein → MTTEVHVQTDPLAGVTTRCHRLLLTGAGGNLGKVLRERLPKYADSLRLSDISNLGEARTGEEIVPCNLADAKAVDALVAGTDAIVHLGGVSVERPFEEILPANIAGTYNLYEAARRHGVRRIVFASSNHTIGFYKQGEVIDSAVPTKPDGYYGLSKVFGEQLASFYFDRYGIETVAIRIGSSFAEAKDRRMLVTWLGYDDLEQLIRRALFVPNVGFTVVYGMSNNRDRWWDNRHAAHLGYTPTQTSEIFRAQVEAQPPLPADDPAAQYQGGAFVKAGPFGD, encoded by the coding sequence ATGACCACTGAAGTCCACGTTCAAACCGACCCGCTCGCGGGTGTGACCACGCGTTGCCACCGCCTGCTGCTAACGGGCGCCGGCGGCAACCTCGGCAAGGTGCTGCGCGAGCGTCTGCCCAAATACGCTGATTCTTTGCGCTTGTCTGATATATCAAATCTGGGCGAAGCACGCACCGGCGAGGAGATCGTACCGTGCAACCTGGCTGATGCGAAAGCCGTCGATGCGCTTGTCGCCGGTACGGATGCGATCGTGCATCTGGGCGGCGTATCGGTCGAGCGGCCGTTTGAAGAAATCCTGCCGGCCAATATCGCAGGCACCTACAACCTGTACGAGGCGGCACGTCGTCATGGCGTGCGCCGCATCGTGTTTGCCAGCTCGAACCACACCATCGGCTTCTACAAGCAGGGCGAGGTAATCGACAGCGCCGTGCCCACCAAGCCCGATGGCTACTACGGGTTGAGCAAGGTGTTTGGCGAACAGCTCGCCAGCTTCTATTTCGATCGCTATGGCATCGAGACGGTTGCCATCCGCATCGGCTCTTCGTTTGCCGAAGCGAAGGACCGCCGCATGCTCGTCACCTGGCTCGGGTACGACGACCTCGAACAGCTCATCCGCCGCGCGCTGTTCGTGCCGAACGTGGGCTTTACCGTGGTCTACGGCATGTCGAACAACCGCGACCGCTGGTGGGACAACCGCCACGCCGCGCACCTCGGCTACACACCTACGCAGACGAGCGAGATCTTCCGCGCGCAGGTCGAAGCGCAGCCGCCGCTGCCTGCCGATGATCCGGCTGCGCAGTATCAAGGCGGTGCATTTGTCAAAGCCGGCCCGTTCGGAGACTGA
- the garD gene encoding galactarate dehydratase: protein MSEPTLAPEAGNATEKALTIRVHDGDNVAIVVNARGLPAGTALADGTVLVEGVPQGHKVALVDLAEGDAIIRYNEVIGYAVKPLPRGSWVNEHAVKLPSAPALDELPLATRPDPKLAKLEGYTFEGYRNADGTVGTKNVLGIMTSVQCVAGVTDYVVGRIKRELLPRFPNVDDVVALNHVYGCGVAINAPAAIVPIRTLQNLALNPNFGGEIMVIGLGCEKLVPERLVPEKLAPGGRIPIEVAGTADSPVLRLQDEAFDGFIGMTDAIMEMAERRLEHLNKRQRETCPASDLVVGVQCGGSDAFSGVTANPAVGFAADLIVRAGGTVMFSEVTEVRDAIHLLTPRAINEDVGRALLREMAWYDDYLSGGQTDRSANPSPGNKKGGLSNVVEKALGSIVKSGSTPIVDVLGPGEKVRRKGLIFAATPASDFVCGTLQLASGMNLQVFTTGRGTPYGLAMAPVIKVSTRKALSERWHDLIDLDAGRIATGEASIADIGWELFHLILDVASGRKQVCADKLGLHNALALFNPAPVT from the coding sequence ATGTCTGAACCGACGCTGGCCCCTGAGGCCGGCAACGCAACTGAAAAGGCGCTGACGATTCGCGTGCACGACGGTGACAACGTCGCCATCGTCGTCAACGCACGCGGCCTGCCCGCCGGCACGGCACTGGCCGATGGCACGGTGCTCGTCGAAGGCGTGCCGCAAGGCCACAAGGTGGCGCTTGTCGACTTGGCTGAAGGCGACGCGATCATCCGCTACAACGAGGTGATCGGTTACGCCGTGAAGCCGCTGCCGCGCGGTAGCTGGGTCAATGAGCACGCCGTGAAGCTGCCGTCCGCCCCCGCGCTGGACGAACTGCCGCTGGCCACGCGGCCGGACCCGAAGCTGGCAAAGCTGGAGGGCTATACCTTCGAGGGCTATCGCAATGCTGATGGCACGGTCGGCACGAAGAACGTGCTCGGCATCATGACCAGCGTGCAGTGCGTGGCGGGCGTGACGGATTACGTCGTGGGCCGCATCAAGCGCGAACTGTTGCCGCGTTTCCCGAACGTTGACGATGTGGTGGCGCTCAACCACGTGTACGGTTGCGGCGTCGCCATCAACGCGCCGGCCGCCATCGTGCCGATCCGCACGCTGCAGAACTTGGCGCTCAATCCGAACTTTGGCGGCGAGATCATGGTGATCGGCCTGGGCTGCGAAAAGCTTGTGCCCGAACGCCTTGTGCCGGAAAAGCTCGCGCCGGGTGGCCGCATTCCGATCGAAGTGGCCGGCACGGCGGATTCGCCGGTGCTGCGTCTGCAGGACGAAGCCTTTGACGGCTTCATCGGCATGACAGATGCCATCATGGAGATGGCCGAGCGCCGCCTGGAACACCTGAACAAGCGCCAGCGCGAAACCTGTCCGGCATCCGATCTCGTGGTCGGGGTGCAGTGCGGCGGCAGCGATGCGTTTTCGGGCGTGACAGCCAACCCGGCGGTGGGCTTTGCGGCCGACCTGATCGTGCGTGCAGGCGGCACGGTGATGTTCTCGGAAGTGACCGAGGTGCGTGACGCCATTCATCTGCTCACGCCGCGCGCCATTAATGAAGACGTCGGCCGTGCGCTACTGCGCGAGATGGCCTGGTACGACGATTACTTGAGCGGCGGCCAGACTGACCGCAGTGCCAACCCGTCGCCGGGCAACAAGAAGGGCGGCCTGTCGAACGTGGTGGAAAAGGCGCTTGGATCGATCGTCAAGTCGGGCAGCACGCCCATCGTCGATGTGCTTGGCCCGGGTGAGAAAGTGCGTCGCAAGGGCCTGATCTTTGCTGCGACGCCCGCCAGCGATTTCGTGTGCGGCACGTTGCAGCTGGCCTCCGGCATGAACCTGCAGGTGTTCACGACCGGCCGCGGCACGCCGTATGGCCTGGCCATGGCGCCGGTCATCAAAGTGTCGACGCGCAAGGCGCTGTCCGAGCGCTGGCATGACCTGATCGACCTCGACGCCGGCCGCATCGCCACAGGCGAAGCGAGCATTGCCGACATCGGCTGGGAGCTGTTCCACCTGATTCTTGACGTGGCGAGCGGCCGCAAGCAAGTTTGCGCCGACAAGCTGGGTCTGCATAATGCGCTGGCCCTGTTCAACCCCGCCCCGGTGACCTGA
- a CDS encoding enolase C-terminal domain-like protein — protein sequence MTLQSIESGARTHTPRVTEMQVIPVAGHDSMLLNLCGAHAPFFTRNLVILKDNAGRTGVGEVPGGEGIRQALERVIPLVVGQSIGRTNGVLNNVRRALAGGGDAAHQATVHQVTSASEAAVLRQPHEINLRMDNVITAVEAALLDLLGQFLEVPVAELLGAGQQRDSAPMLAYLFYVGDRRKTDLPYLDGANATDDWLRLRHEAAMTPDAIARLAEAATARYGFADFKLKGGVMHGADEMEAIAAIKARFPHARVTLDPNGAWSLNEAIALCKGQGHLLAYAEDPCGPEAGYSGREVMAEFKRATGIPTATNMIATDWRQMGHAVQLQAVDIPLADPHFWTMQGSVRVAQLCDAWGLTWGSHSNNHFDVSLAMFTHVAAAAPGNITAIDTHWIWQEAEERLTREPPRIQGGHVAVPERPGLGIEIDMERVMAAHTLYKTLGPGARDDAMAMQYLVPGWTYDPKRPSLGR from the coding sequence GTGACGTTGCAATCGATCGAGTCCGGCGCACGCACGCACACACCTCGGGTGACGGAGATGCAGGTGATTCCCGTCGCGGGCCACGACAGCATGCTGCTGAACCTGTGCGGCGCGCATGCTCCGTTCTTTACGCGCAATCTCGTGATCCTGAAGGACAACGCCGGGCGTACCGGCGTGGGCGAGGTGCCGGGCGGGGAGGGCATCCGCCAAGCGCTGGAGCGTGTGATTCCGCTGGTGGTCGGTCAATCGATCGGCCGTACCAATGGCGTGCTGAACAACGTTCGCCGCGCGCTGGCCGGTGGCGGCGATGCCGCGCATCAAGCGACAGTGCACCAGGTCACCTCCGCTTCGGAAGCGGCCGTGCTGCGCCAGCCGCACGAGATCAACCTGCGCATGGACAACGTCATCACGGCGGTGGAAGCGGCGCTGCTCGATCTGCTTGGCCAGTTTCTGGAGGTGCCGGTGGCAGAGCTGCTCGGTGCCGGGCAGCAGCGCGATAGCGCCCCGATGCTCGCGTACCTGTTCTACGTGGGCGACCGTCGCAAGACCGATCTGCCGTATCTGGATGGCGCGAACGCCACCGACGACTGGCTGCGCCTGCGCCACGAAGCCGCGATGACGCCCGACGCCATCGCGCGCCTGGCCGAAGCCGCCACCGCGCGTTACGGTTTTGCCGATTTCAAGCTCAAGGGCGGCGTGATGCACGGTGCCGACGAGATGGAAGCGATTGCCGCCATCAAGGCGCGCTTTCCGCACGCCCGGGTCACGCTGGACCCGAACGGCGCGTGGTCGCTTAACGAGGCAATTGCGCTGTGCAAGGGCCAAGGCCATCTGCTGGCCTATGCCGAAGACCCGTGCGGCCCCGAAGCCGGCTATTCGGGCCGCGAGGTGATGGCCGAGTTCAAGCGCGCCACCGGCATCCCGACGGCCACCAACATGATCGCGACCGACTGGCGTCAGATGGGCCATGCCGTGCAGCTGCAGGCAGTCGATATTCCGTTGGCCGATCCGCATTTCTGGACCATGCAAGGCTCCGTGCGCGTCGCGCAGCTGTGCGACGCGTGGGGCCTGACGTGGGGCTCGCATTCCAACAACCACTTCGATGTGTCGCTGGCCATGTTCACGCATGTGGCCGCCGCCGCACCGGGCAACATCACGGCCATCGATACGCATTGGATCTGGCAGGAGGCCGAGGAGCGCCTGACGCGCGAGCCGCCGCGCATCCAGGGCGGCCACGTGGCCGTGCCGGAGCGCCCGGGCCTCGGCATCGAAATCGACATGGAGCGCGTCATGGCGGCCCATACGCTGTACAAGACCCTGGGCCCTGGCGCGCGTGACGACGCCATGGCCATGCAATACCTCGTGCCGGGCTGGACGTATGACCCGAAACGTCCGAGCCTGGGACGTTGA
- a CDS encoding MFS transporter produces the protein MDIKAPAVGAQAVPRTERMSRVRFVILAMLFIVTTINYADRATISIAGSAMQKELGIDAVSLGYIFSAFGWAYVIAQIPGGWLLDRFGSKRVYTFSILLWSVFTLAQGAIGFFTGAAAIAMVFCLRFLVGAAEAPSFPANSRIVAAWFPANERGTAAAIFNSAQYAATVVFAPLMAWLVHAFGWHHVFIVMGVIGIVMAVVWRTFVHEPKDHPGVNRAEIEYIEAGGGLVNMDRAGVAKTEGPKLGYVKQLLQNRMLMGVYIAQYCINALTYFFITWFPVYLVQARGMSILKAGFVASIPAVCGFLGGILGGIISDALLRRGASLSVARKVPIVLGMLLSMTMVICNYVDAQAIVVAVMALSFFGKGLGALGWAVNSDTAPKQIAGLSGALMNTFGNLSSITTPIAIGYIVNTTGSFNGALVYVGIHALVAIVCYLFMVGEIKRVELKPL, from the coding sequence ATGGACATCAAGGCCCCCGCAGTGGGAGCGCAGGCCGTGCCGCGCACTGAGCGCATGAGCCGCGTGCGTTTCGTGATCCTCGCGATGCTGTTTATCGTGACGACCATCAATTACGCCGATCGGGCGACCATCTCCATTGCCGGCTCGGCCATGCAGAAGGAACTCGGCATCGATGCCGTGTCGCTTGGCTACATTTTTTCGGCGTTCGGCTGGGCTTATGTGATCGCGCAGATTCCGGGCGGCTGGCTGCTCGACCGCTTCGGTTCGAAACGCGTTTACACGTTCAGCATTCTGCTGTGGTCGGTCTTCACGCTGGCGCAGGGAGCGATCGGCTTCTTTACCGGCGCCGCCGCCATCGCCATGGTGTTCTGCCTGCGCTTTCTGGTGGGCGCAGCCGAGGCGCCGTCCTTCCCAGCGAACAGCCGCATCGTGGCGGCGTGGTTTCCGGCCAACGAGCGGGGCACCGCAGCGGCCATCTTCAACTCTGCGCAGTACGCAGCCACGGTGGTGTTTGCCCCGCTGATGGCGTGGCTGGTGCACGCGTTCGGCTGGCATCACGTGTTTATCGTGATGGGCGTGATCGGCATCGTCATGGCGGTCGTGTGGAGAACCTTCGTGCACGAACCGAAGGACCACCCGGGCGTCAACCGTGCCGAAATCGAATACATCGAAGCCGGCGGCGGCCTGGTGAACATGGACCGCGCGGGTGTGGCCAAGACCGAGGGCCCGAAGCTCGGCTACGTGAAGCAGCTCCTGCAGAACCGCATGCTGATGGGTGTGTACATCGCGCAGTACTGCATCAATGCGCTTACGTACTTTTTCATCACGTGGTTCCCGGTGTATCTGGTGCAGGCGCGCGGCATGTCGATCCTGAAGGCGGGCTTCGTTGCGTCGATCCCGGCGGTGTGCGGCTTCCTGGGCGGCATTCTGGGCGGGATCATCTCAGACGCGCTGCTTCGGCGTGGTGCCTCGCTTTCGGTGGCGCGCAAGGTGCCCATCGTGCTGGGCATGCTGCTCTCCATGACCATGGTGATCTGCAACTACGTCGACGCGCAGGCCATCGTGGTGGCGGTGATGGCGCTGTCGTTCTTCGGCAAGGGCCTCGGTGCGCTGGGCTGGGCGGTGAACTCCGATACGGCGCCCAAGCAGATCGCCGGCTTGTCGGGCGCGCTGATGAACACGTTCGGCAACCTGTCGAGCATCACCACGCCCATCGCCATCGGTTACATCGTCAACACCACGGGGTCGTTCAACGGTGCGCTGGTGTACGTGGGGATCCACGCGCTGGTCGCCATCGTCTGCTACCTGTTCATGGTGGGCGAGATCAAGCGTGTGGAACTGAAGCCGCTGTAA
- a CDS encoding aldehyde dehydrogenase (NADP(+)), which produces MQLSGELLLGAARVAGGAGKVRAMNPATGEWLEPEFTLASKAEAARAAELAAAAFDVYRETAPETRAAFLEAIASQIEALGDALIERAMAESALPRPRLEGERGRTCNQLRLFASVVRAGDAVGARLDSALPERKPLPRSDLRMRRIALGPVAVFGASNFPLAFSVAGGDTASALAAGCPVVVKAHPAHPGTSELVGRAIQAAVAQCGLPEGVFSLILADNDVAGALVADPHIQAVGFTGSRAGGQALLRIAQARPQPIPVYGELSAINPVFLLPDALAKRAAALGQQYVASLTMGAGQFCTNPGLLLAIDGPELDAFEAAAAAAMGGVAAQPMLTAGIHSAYTRGVDKLASEANVRCVARGQDSDEPNRGQAGFYITDAKSFQAQPALHDEIFGATGLVVRCRDADELRALAESLEGQLTATLHLDAGDTAIARSLLPILERKAGRILANGWPTGVEVCHAMVHGGPWPATTDARTTSVGTAAIERFLRPVCYQDLPAELLPEALQDGNPLKLRRLVDGSWA; this is translated from the coding sequence ATGCAACTGAGCGGCGAACTGTTGTTGGGTGCTGCCCGCGTGGCGGGTGGTGCCGGCAAGGTTCGCGCCATGAACCCCGCCACCGGGGAATGGCTCGAACCTGAATTCACCCTGGCCTCCAAGGCCGAGGCCGCGCGTGCCGCTGAACTGGCCGCCGCGGCTTTTGACGTTTACCGCGAAACCGCGCCGGAAACCCGTGCAGCCTTTCTGGAAGCCATCGCCAGCCAGATCGAAGCGCTGGGCGATGCCTTGATCGAGCGCGCGATGGCCGAATCGGCATTGCCGCGTCCGCGCCTGGAAGGCGAGCGCGGCCGCACGTGCAATCAGCTGCGCTTGTTTGCAAGCGTGGTGCGTGCCGGTGATGCCGTGGGCGCACGCCTGGATTCGGCTCTGCCCGAACGCAAGCCGTTGCCGCGCTCGGACCTGCGCATGCGCCGCATTGCGCTGGGGCCCGTCGCCGTGTTCGGCGCGAGCAACTTCCCGCTGGCGTTTTCGGTGGCGGGTGGAGATACCGCGTCGGCGCTGGCCGCCGGTTGCCCGGTGGTCGTGAAGGCGCATCCGGCACACCCGGGTACGTCCGAACTCGTGGGCCGCGCCATTCAAGCGGCGGTGGCGCAGTGTGGGCTGCCGGAAGGCGTGTTCTCGCTCATCCTGGCGGACAACGATGTGGCGGGCGCACTGGTGGCGGATCCGCATATTCAGGCAGTGGGCTTTACAGGCTCGCGTGCAGGCGGTCAGGCGCTGCTGCGCATTGCGCAGGCGCGTCCGCAGCCGATTCCGGTATATGGCGAGTTGAGCGCCATCAACCCCGTATTCCTGCTGCCCGATGCACTGGCCAAGCGTGCTGCTGCGCTGGGTCAGCAGTACGTGGCGTCGCTGACGATGGGTGCGGGCCAGTTCTGTACGAACCCGGGCCTGCTGCTCGCCATCGACGGGCCGGAGCTGGATGCCTTTGAGGCGGCCGCCGCTGCGGCCATGGGCGGCGTGGCTGCGCAGCCGATGCTCACCGCAGGCATCCACAGCGCCTACACACGTGGCGTCGACAAGCTGGCCTCCGAGGCCAACGTGCGCTGCGTTGCACGCGGCCAAGACAGCGACGAACCCAACCGCGGGCAAGCCGGCTTCTACATCACCGATGCGAAGAGCTTCCAGGCGCAACCGGCGTTGCACGACGAGATCTTCGGCGCCACCGGCCTCGTCGTGCGCTGCCGCGATGCGGACGAGTTGCGGGCGCTTGCCGAATCGCTTGAAGGCCAGCTGACGGCCACGCTGCATCTGGATGCGGGCGACACGGCGATCGCGCGTTCGCTGCTGCCGATTCTGGAACGCAAGGCGGGGCGCATTCTGGCCAATGGCTGGCCAACCGGTGTTGAGGTGTGCCACGCCATGGTGCACGGCGGGCCGTGGCCGGCAACGACGGATGCACGCACGACTTCGGTCGGCACGGCGGCCATCGAACGCTTCCTGCGCCCGGTGTGCTACCAGGATCTGCCGGCCGAACTGTTGCCCGAAGCGCTGCAAGACGGCAACCCGCTGAAGCTCCGCCGTCTGGTGGATGGAAGCTGGGCGTGA
- the kdgD gene encoding 5-dehydro-4-deoxyglucarate dehydratase codes for MSRYSPKEFAQQIGSGLLSFPITHFKASDLSFDEAAYRANLSWLFSHEAAGLFAAGGTGEFFSLTAAETDRVVRAAVAETAGKIPVIAPAGRGTAESIEYSKAAEAAGADGILLLPPYLTEASADGVAAHVEQVCKSTKLGVIVYNRANQVLDENHLERLADRCPNLVGFKDGVGDLELMTRIYARLGDRFTYVGGLPTAETFALPYLTMGVTTYSSAIFNFVPKFALEFYAAVRAFDNAKVYKMLNEFVLPYIQLRNRKRGYAVSIVKAGMKVIGRDAGPVRAPLTDLTDAEIAELSALVSRVAEVEKLAA; via the coding sequence ATGTCCCGATACAGCCCTAAAGAATTTGCCCAACAGATTGGCTCCGGTCTGCTGTCCTTTCCGATCACGCACTTCAAGGCGTCGGATCTGTCGTTCGACGAGGCCGCGTATCGCGCCAACCTCAGCTGGCTGTTCAGCCACGAGGCCGCCGGCCTGTTTGCCGCGGGCGGCACGGGCGAATTCTTCTCGCTCACCGCAGCCGAGACGGACCGCGTGGTGCGTGCTGCCGTGGCTGAAACCGCCGGCAAGATTCCGGTGATCGCCCCGGCCGGCCGCGGCACGGCCGAATCGATCGAATACAGCAAAGCCGCAGAAGCTGCCGGCGCCGACGGCATCCTGCTGCTGCCGCCGTACCTGACCGAAGCCTCTGCCGACGGCGTGGCCGCTCACGTGGAGCAGGTCTGCAAATCGACCAAGCTCGGCGTGATCGTCTACAACCGCGCCAACCAGGTCCTCGACGAGAACCACCTGGAACGCCTGGCAGACCGCTGCCCGAACCTGGTCGGCTTCAAGGATGGCGTGGGCGATCTGGAACTGATGACGCGCATTTACGCCCGCCTGGGCGACCGCTTTACCTATGTCGGCGGCCTGCCGACGGCCGAAACCTTTGCGCTGCCGTACCTGACGATGGGCGTGACGACGTATTCGTCGGCCATCTTCAACTTCGTGCCCAAGTTCGCGCTAGAGTTCTACGCCGCCGTGCGCGCGTTCGACAATGCCAAGGTCTACAAGATGCTCAACGAGTTCGTGCTGCCGTACATCCAGCTGCGCAACCGTAAGCGCGGCTATGCGGTGTCGATCGTCAAGGCCGGTATGAAGGTCATCGGCCGTGACGCAGGTCCGGTCCGTGCTCCGTTGACCGACCTGACCGACGCCGAGATTGCAGAACTGTCGGCGTTGGTGTCGCGCGTTGCCGAAGTGGAAAAGCTGGCGGCCTGA